In one window of Frigoriglobus tundricola DNA:
- a CDS encoding glycine--tRNA ligase: MAKKIEDMAKFAKFCKDMGFIYQSSEIYGGINGFWDYGPLGVELKRNIKEAWWQDMVRNPPPGPDGQEIRMVGLDCAIIMNPKVWVASGHVGGFSDPMVGCKTEGCKKLYRADKVFAVNFGPLTPGGADYVVVGVEANSKAEAEAAAWDVAKKFKKKLPSDPSSTADSILEEYAETPTNMGRFPCPNCQERSFTPPRAFNLMFESHAGPIASDENKVYLRPETAQGIFVNYRNVLDSSRLKLPFGIAQVGKAFRNEINPRNFTFRSREFEQMEIEFFCHPDESRKWYEYWRELRKNWYSTLGIKSNNLVPREQGPEELAHYSVGTTDIEYMFPFSDEPQELEGVAHRGAFDLTAHAKHSGKDLGYFDEEGWNNLLQSRLTPFKDDKNRQPEEIKLREEEKKKLEAEEKPRFQFVPHVIEPSAGADRFTLAVLCEAYTEEDVPDAKGKTEKRIVMKFHPRLAPVKAAIFPLVNRDGMDEAARALYRELKAHFNVVYDQSGAIGRRYRRQDEAGTPFCITIDGDTIKDGTVTIRDRDTLKQERIPKGEVRARIEALLRPGA; this comes from the coding sequence GGACATGGCGAAGTTCGCCAAGTTCTGCAAGGACATGGGGTTCATCTACCAGTCCTCGGAGATTTACGGCGGGATCAACGGGTTCTGGGACTACGGCCCGCTGGGCGTCGAGCTGAAGCGGAACATCAAGGAGGCGTGGTGGCAGGACATGGTCCGCAACCCGCCGCCCGGCCCGGACGGCCAGGAGATCCGCATGGTCGGGCTGGACTGCGCCATCATCATGAACCCGAAGGTCTGGGTCGCCAGCGGGCACGTCGGGGGGTTCTCTGATCCGATGGTCGGGTGCAAAACCGAAGGATGTAAGAAGCTCTACCGCGCTGACAAAGTGTTCGCTGTGAACTTCGGTCCCTTAACTCCAGGCGGCGCTGATTACGTAGTTGTGGGTGTGGAAGCGAATTCAAAAGCCGAGGCAGAAGCGGCGGCGTGGGATGTGGCGAAGAAGTTCAAAAAGAAATTGCCCTCAGACCCATCCTCCACTGCTGATTCCATTCTTGAGGAGTATGCAGAAACCCCAACGAATATGGGCAGGTTCCCCTGCCCGAACTGCCAAGAACGATCGTTTACGCCCCCCCGCGCCTTCAACCTGATGTTCGAGAGCCACGCGGGACCGATCGCGTCGGACGAGAATAAAGTGTACCTGCGGCCCGAAACCGCGCAGGGCATCTTCGTCAACTACCGCAACGTACTCGACTCATCGCGATTGAAGCTCCCGTTCGGAATCGCGCAGGTCGGGAAGGCGTTCCGCAACGAGATCAACCCGCGGAACTTCACTTTCCGCAGCCGCGAATTCGAGCAGATGGAGATCGAATTCTTCTGCCACCCGGACGAGTCGCGGAAGTGGTACGAGTACTGGCGCGAGCTGCGCAAGAACTGGTACAGCACGCTCGGCATCAAGAGCAACAACCTCGTGCCGCGCGAACAGGGGCCGGAGGAACTGGCGCACTACTCGGTCGGCACCACCGACATCGAGTACATGTTCCCGTTCTCGGACGAACCGCAGGAGTTGGAGGGCGTTGCCCACCGCGGCGCGTTCGACCTCACCGCCCACGCGAAGCACAGCGGGAAGGACCTCGGCTACTTCGACGAGGAGGGGTGGAACAACCTGCTCCAGTCGCGGCTCACGCCGTTCAAGGACGACAAGAACCGCCAGCCGGAAGAAATCAAGCTCCGCGAAGAGGAGAAGAAGAAGCTGGAGGCCGAGGAAAAGCCGAGGTTCCAGTTCGTGCCGCACGTGATCGAGCCGTCGGCCGGCGCGGACCGCTTCACCCTCGCGGTGCTGTGCGAGGCGTACACCGAGGAAGACGTGCCGGACGCGAAGGGGAAGACCGAGAAGCGGATCGTGATGAAGTTCCACCCGCGGCTCGCGCCCGTGAAGGCCGCGATCTTCCCGCTGGTGAACCGCGACGGCATGGACGAGGCCGCGCGGGCGCTCTACCGCGAGCTGAAGGCGCACTTCAACGTGGTGTACGACCAGAGCGGCGCGATCGGCCGCCGGTACCGCCGCCAGGACGAGGCCGGCACGCCGTTCTGCATCACGATCGACGGCGACACGATCAAGGACGGCACCGTCACCATCCGCGATCGCGACACGCTCAAGCAGGAGCGCATTCCCAAGGGCGAGGTGCGGGCGCGAATCGAAGCGCTGCTCCGACCGGGGGCGTGA
- a CDS encoding DUF2339 domain-containing protein, producing MPAHAPLPNRARRVLFVAIAIQLVLFLTEARSSVTALADSSTANRPQVAGALVRVIDGHGYYAWLRSALIDGDWQFENEFDFYRAHWKGGESLRGRTPTGATPNHWSVGPALVWAAGVVPVHLLVTACGWEQEEPAGYGPLYQLAVGSVTLILSVATLLFAYGIARRFAPPGAAAAAAAVIVLGTPLVAYGTVEVVMAHGPAAAALAAFLYAWLRTEGGAGARRWFVLGLLLGVACLMRWQLATFAVVPAAEAVGLMVAAGWRKAPGLLVRLTAAAGFGTLIGFAPQIAAWWVVYGVPLLNPHPTHPDWLAPSFWRVLGSTDRSLFFWTPVTLLAVFGYGAAVRSSAPRCGAARMLLLGAAVQIYFVAAVCDRGVFLGWSFGFRMLTETCVVLVVGLAALFDRVGPRRPVLLASVLSGLVLWNLILLGVYRHGFQPPEGSDPAVLVQKAARYLQSRRLDAVVSVVMAFGLLRVLTTALRRVAPGADRAPEPVEPPGARREV from the coding sequence ATGCCTGCCCACGCACCGCTGCCGAACCGTGCCCGGCGTGTTCTGTTTGTTGCCATCGCGATTCAGCTCGTACTGTTCCTGACCGAAGCGCGGAGTTCCGTAACTGCCCTTGCCGACTCGAGTACGGCGAACCGGCCCCAGGTGGCCGGAGCGCTCGTGCGTGTCATTGACGGCCACGGGTACTATGCCTGGCTCCGGTCGGCGCTGATCGATGGCGACTGGCAGTTCGAGAACGAGTTCGATTTCTATCGCGCGCACTGGAAGGGCGGGGAAAGCCTTCGGGGCCGAACGCCCACCGGGGCGACACCCAACCACTGGTCCGTGGGTCCGGCGCTCGTGTGGGCGGCCGGGGTCGTCCCGGTCCATTTGCTCGTGACCGCGTGCGGGTGGGAGCAGGAGGAACCCGCGGGGTACGGGCCGCTGTACCAACTGGCCGTTGGGAGCGTGACGCTGATTCTGTCCGTCGCCACGCTGCTCTTCGCATACGGCATCGCCCGCCGGTTCGCGCCACCGGGCGCCGCGGCCGCGGCCGCGGCGGTCATCGTGTTGGGAACACCGCTCGTCGCCTACGGTACGGTCGAGGTCGTAATGGCCCACGGCCCGGCCGCGGCGGCTCTGGCGGCGTTCCTGTACGCGTGGCTGCGGACCGAAGGCGGCGCGGGTGCCCGGCGCTGGTTCGTGCTCGGGTTGCTGCTCGGGGTCGCGTGCCTGATGCGCTGGCAGCTCGCGACGTTTGCCGTGGTGCCCGCGGCGGAAGCCGTCGGCCTGATGGTCGCGGCCGGCTGGCGCAAGGCGCCCGGGCTGCTGGTGCGGCTGACGGCGGCCGCCGGGTTCGGGACGCTGATCGGATTCGCGCCGCAAATCGCCGCGTGGTGGGTGGTGTACGGGGTGCCGCTCCTCAACCCGCACCCGACGCACCCGGACTGGCTCGCCCCGTCGTTTTGGCGCGTCCTGGGGTCGACCGACCGAAGCCTGTTCTTCTGGACGCCGGTCACCCTCCTGGCGGTGTTCGGTTACGGTGCCGCCGTCCGCTCGTCCGCGCCGCGGTGCGGCGCGGCCCGAATGCTGCTCCTCGGGGCCGCCGTTCAGATCTATTTTGTCGCCGCGGTTTGTGACCGCGGGGTGTTTCTCGGCTGGTCGTTCGGGTTCCGGATGTTGACCGAGACGTGTGTGGTGCTGGTCGTCGGGCTGGCCGCGTTGTTCGATCGCGTCGGCCCTCGGCGACCGGTGCTGCTGGCGTCCGTCTTGAGCGGCCTGGTTCTGTGGAACCTGATCCTACTGGGAGTGTATCGACACGGGTTCCAGCCGCCCGAAGGGTCGGACCCGGCGGTTCTCGTTCAGAAGGCGGCGCGGTACCTTCAGTCGCGCCGGCTCGATGCGGTCGTTTCGGTTGTGATGGCGTTCGGGCTGCTGCGCGTGCTAACGACCGCGCTCCGGCGGGTCGCGCCGGGGGCGGACCGGGCGCCCGAACCCGTCGAACCGCCCGGCGCGCGCCGGGAGGTCTGA
- a CDS encoding TIGR03067 domain-containing protein — MKLVLATGLFSLSLAVALADSPRPDPDGKPDGKPDEKKAAAVLAGGYTIVSGEKDGKPIPPERIKGSVVQFVGNQITGTDKDKKEFFSATFTLDASKTPWVIDMTSKSPKEATATGLIKKEGDTLTIIYSLPGAPAPTEFKTKDKQHLFVLKSMKKADKAPNKP; from the coding sequence ATGAAACTGGTGCTTGCGACGGGACTGTTCTCACTTTCACTCGCGGTCGCCCTGGCCGATTCGCCGCGCCCGGACCCGGACGGCAAGCCGGACGGCAAGCCAGACGAGAAGAAGGCCGCCGCCGTGCTGGCGGGGGGCTATACGATCGTCTCGGGCGAAAAAGACGGGAAGCCGATCCCCCCCGAGCGGATCAAAGGATCGGTCGTGCAGTTTGTCGGGAACCAAATTACGGGGACCGACAAGGACAAGAAAGAGTTCTTCTCCGCGACCTTTACTCTCGACGCCTCCAAGACCCCGTGGGTCATCGACATGACGAGCAAATCCCCCAAGGAGGCGACGGCGACCGGGCTGATCAAGAAGGAGGGCGACACGCTCACCATTATCTATTCTCTGCCCGGCGCGCCGGCCCCGACCGAATTCAAGACGAAAGACAAGCAGCACCTGTTCGTGCTGAAGAGCATGAAAAAGGCCGACAAGGCTCCGAACAAACCGTGA